The genomic window GTAATACCTATTTCATCGTTGTCTCGCATCATGGCTTTAAATCGGTCAACAAGAAGTTCTTTGTCAACGAGTGGTTGTGGGAACTGGGTTTATTGGAGAAACGAATTACAATTCATCAACCTCGAACCACGGATGTCTATGATCTACTGGATCAAAACTTGAGCCAAGAGAAGCATTTTATCACTGACCTTTTGTCCAAAACTGGGCTTACAAAAGATAATATCAGGTCGGTGCTCCCGGTGGAGATTGCAGAATTTCTGAAACGGCTGGTGCCTCGTCGGATCAAAAAATTCTTCCCAAAAGAATATCTTGATATCCTTTGGGAAAAGACCCAAGCGTATTTTGTTTCGACCAATGTTCAAGGGATAAACATTAATTTAAAGGGTAGAGAGCCTCAGGGCATCATTGCCCCTGGCGCCGAATACGAACAATTGCGAAATCGGATTATTACCGAACTTTATCGGCTGAGAGATCCATATACATTCGAAAATGTCATTGATCAAGTTTATCGGAGAGAGGAATTGTTCGATGGTGAGTATCAGGCAGCCGCGCCAGATATCATTATCGTCCCAGCCAAATATGAATATTATTTGGACGCTGGCAAACGAACCTGTCGCTTGTTTATCGGCTCAACCAATGATGACTATCCGGTTCATGCCTATCATGAGCCGAAAGGCGTCTTTTTCATGACTGGCCCGGATGTGATCAGAGGCCAGAACCTGGGCGAAATTAGCATCTTTGATATCGCTCCTACCGTGCTCTATTTGCTTGGGCTGCCGCTTAACCAGAAGTTTGATGGAAGGGTGCTACGATCGCTATTCCATGAAAGCCGAGATTTCCATTTTTATCCTCTCCCCTCGTTCTTCACAAACGAAATTGATCAACCACTAATTCCCGA from candidate division KSB1 bacterium includes these protein-coding regions:
- a CDS encoding alkaline phosphatase family protein, with protein sequence MIENKDNCRVVIIGLEGATFNLIHPLINRNSLPFFQKLMGKASYGIVKSNLPLNSACNWTSLFTGMNPGKHNIYDYLRYDNGSYQPDLIGSDSFKAPLLWNIASANNVQTILLNAPIATCPEPLNGIMVSGMLSSHHSCYAYPESIAKQLQQQDYVVDCSAARHDDPERYFEMITQTLIKQEQVFLQLIQQYPWRLAIVTFNALGKVQHNFWRQRDKLESLYIQLDRFINQIYKATLGNTYFIVVSHHGFKSVNKKFFVNEWLWELGLLEKRITIHQPRTTDVYDLLDQNLSQEKHFITDLLSKTGLTKDNIRSVLPVEIAEFLKRLVPRRIKKFFPKEYLDILWEKTQAYFVSTNVQGININLKGREPQGIIAPGAEYEQLRNRIITELYRLRDPYTFENVIDQVYRREELFDGEYQAAAPDIIIVPAKYEYYLDAGKRTCRLFIGSTNDDYPVHAYHEPKGVFFMTGPDVIRGQNLGEISIFDIAPTVLYLLGLPLNQKFDGRVLRSLFHESRDFHFYPLPSFFTNEIDQPLIPDEYYVTTDAFSSVLP